Proteins encoded together in one Thalassotalea crassostreae window:
- a CDS encoding efflux RND transporter periplasmic adaptor subunit: MRFKVLGLSTLMIFVVAGCGEQQATQQVAPAQEVGVQVIKPENIKISERYSGKTEALSKVSVVPQVSGVITKVHVKEGQKVKRGEVMFEIDPQPFEAEVLRQKALFKQAEASLALAEVKFEMSEGLAGSQAMSKIDAEQIKVNRDVAAAALASANASLVQAQLSLKKSKVPAPIDGVVGITKFSVGDLVGTAQGPIVDIIANGQIQVYTQIGEKEHFVSVAKKLKNQEIIADTLELELADGSMYNQTGKINFIGSEINAGTVTYRVLFPNPDGLLLGGQNVTIIATAGKASSFHYVPQKAVMEDQQGRYVYVVGQDNIVTKRVIKLGKRYEMNWIVEDGLQDGEKVIVSGILKAKVGQTVTPVEE; this comes from the coding sequence ATGCGCTTCAAAGTTTTAGGTCTTTCAACCCTCATGATATTCGTCGTAGCAGGTTGTGGTGAACAACAAGCCACTCAACAAGTTGCCCCAGCCCAAGAAGTAGGTGTGCAAGTAATTAAGCCAGAAAATATAAAAATTTCTGAACGCTATTCAGGAAAAACAGAGGCGCTTTCTAAAGTTTCCGTTGTTCCACAGGTATCTGGGGTGATCACTAAGGTACATGTTAAAGAAGGCCAAAAAGTGAAACGCGGAGAGGTCATGTTTGAAATTGACCCGCAACCTTTTGAAGCTGAAGTTTTGCGTCAAAAAGCATTATTTAAACAAGCAGAAGCTTCATTAGCTCTTGCAGAAGTAAAATTTGAAATGTCTGAAGGTTTAGCAGGCAGTCAAGCAATGAGTAAGATTGACGCTGAACAAATTAAAGTAAATAGAGATGTTGCCGCTGCAGCATTAGCTAGCGCTAACGCTTCACTTGTTCAAGCACAGTTATCGCTGAAAAAGAGTAAAGTACCGGCGCCAATTGACGGTGTTGTTGGAATTACAAAATTTAGTGTCGGCGACTTAGTTGGTACGGCACAAGGTCCAATTGTCGATATTATCGCGAATGGCCAAATACAAGTGTATACACAAATTGGCGAGAAAGAACATTTTGTTTCAGTGGCGAAAAAATTAAAAAATCAAGAAATAATTGCTGATACATTAGAATTAGAATTAGCTGATGGTTCAATGTATAACCAAACCGGTAAAATTAACTTTATTGGCAGTGAAATTAACGCTGGTACTGTAACATACCGTGTTTTATTTCCTAACCCTGACGGTTTATTGTTAGGTGGTCAAAATGTAACAATAATCGCTACGGCAGGGAAAGCATCAAGTTTTCATTATGTTCCGCAAAAAGCGGTTATGGAAGATCAACAAGGACGATATGTTTATGTTGTAGGTCAAGATAATATTGTTACAAAGCGAGTCATTAAATTAGGTAAGCGTTACGAGATGAATTGGATCGTTGAAGATGGTTTGCAAGACGGAGAGAAAGTAATCGTATCCGGAATATTGAAAGCTAAAGTTGGCCAAACCGTTACACCGGTTGAAGAATAA
- a CDS encoding efflux RND transporter permease subunit, whose product MIEFFINRPKFAMVLSIVMTLTGILTMLKMPVSLYPSVTPPTIMVTATFPGADHKTIKDTVASVLEQEINGVENMIYIDTKSANDGTYIGRVTFAIGTDPDQAQTLVQNRVNKALPKLPAIVNQMGVTVQKSSPSMLVSVSLYSPNDTYDDVFLSNYMSINVLDQLLRVNGVGELKLLGQKDYSVRVWLDNEKMAGFGIPDTEVASAIAAQNATISAGKIGESPNPEGTTFQYTIKTKGRLTDISEFENIVVRVMEDGSDIRLSDIARVELGSKAYNAAAKWSDKDSPLLIAYQAPGANAIVVANEVKAKMEELSAMFPDDVEYDIAFDSTLFITKSMDEVYKTLFEALILVAIITYMFLQNWRATIIPLIAIPVSLVATFLVFQAMGMDINTISMFGLILAIGIVVDAAIVVIENVERLMHEEHLPAPEATSKAMKEVTAPLIASALVLMAVFVPVSLAPGMVGILYAQFGVAIVASTVLSTVVALTLTPALCAMLMTVKPLATKGPLGWFNKAVDATREKYGWLVEFLGRRIMLTMVIFFALLAYIGYLGKTMPTGFIPEEDKGNFIVDISLPEASTLERTIAEVESMTRQIEAIPGVARVVSAAGFSMLKGALATNSAMLIVSLDDWSERQTPELSLAAILAQSRGLLNANKEIKGLAITTPAIPGMGTSSGLSIVLEDTLGRSTESLGPVLQKYSMDLMARPEVAFAFSTYTANVPQLYLDIDYELAMKLGISPTSINTTLATMFGKKYINDFTKFGKNYQVNIMSDGKFRDDETDLSTLYVQSKNGELIRFSNFASFSPAIGADVSARYNLYNATTLMAAAAPGYSSGDAIKAANEVAAQLPDGYKIEYTGQTYQEVKTGGGIIFLFGLAILFTYLFLVAQYESWMTPFAIILCVPTALLGSLFLVTMMGGTLNIYTQIGLVLMIGMAARNAILIVEFAKVLREDKGLSILEAGIQSAKLRMRAVLMTAFAFILGVVPLMTASGAGAASRNVMGQTVFGGMLSATIIGCIFVPIFFIMVQIVRERFGSRTEVAAVADAEREIKA is encoded by the coding sequence ATGATTGAATTTTTTATAAACCGACCAAAGTTTGCGATGGTTTTATCTATCGTAATGACTTTAACAGGTATCTTAACAATGTTGAAAATGCCCGTGTCATTGTATCCATCGGTGACACCTCCTACCATTATGGTTACGGCGACATTCCCTGGTGCAGATCATAAAACCATTAAAGATACTGTAGCGTCTGTTCTCGAGCAAGAAATTAACGGCGTAGAAAATATGATCTATATAGATACCAAATCTGCAAATGATGGTACTTATATTGGTCGTGTTACTTTTGCCATTGGAACTGACCCAGACCAAGCACAGACATTAGTCCAAAACCGAGTAAATAAGGCATTACCTAAGTTACCTGCAATTGTTAATCAAATGGGTGTCACAGTACAAAAATCATCGCCTTCAATGCTGGTTTCTGTAAGTTTGTACTCTCCAAACGACACTTATGACGATGTGTTTTTGTCTAATTACATGAGTATTAACGTTTTAGACCAATTACTGCGAGTTAACGGTGTTGGTGAATTGAAGTTACTTGGTCAAAAGGATTACTCTGTTCGTGTCTGGTTAGATAACGAAAAAATGGCTGGCTTTGGTATTCCAGATACTGAAGTAGCTTCAGCAATTGCTGCTCAAAATGCAACAATTTCTGCTGGTAAAATTGGTGAGTCACCAAATCCAGAAGGTACGACATTCCAATATACGATTAAGACTAAAGGTCGTTTAACCGATATTAGTGAGTTTGAAAACATTGTAGTCCGTGTTATGGAAGATGGTAGCGATATTCGTTTAAGCGATATTGCACGAGTAGAACTCGGCTCTAAAGCTTATAACGCCGCTGCTAAATGGTCAGATAAGGATTCTCCTTTATTGATTGCTTATCAGGCGCCGGGCGCGAATGCGATAGTGGTAGCCAACGAAGTAAAAGCGAAAATGGAAGAGCTATCAGCAATGTTTCCTGACGATGTTGAGTACGATATAGCGTTCGATTCGACATTATTTATTACCAAATCAATGGACGAAGTATATAAAACATTATTTGAAGCATTGATTCTTGTTGCCATTATTACTTATATGTTTTTACAAAACTGGCGTGCAACGATCATACCTTTAATTGCTATCCCTGTATCTCTTGTAGCAACATTCTTAGTATTCCAAGCAATGGGCATGGACATTAATACTATCTCCATGTTCGGTTTAATATTAGCTATTGGTATTGTGGTCGATGCCGCGATAGTGGTGATAGAAAACGTCGAGCGATTAATGCACGAAGAGCATTTGCCAGCGCCTGAAGCTACTTCTAAAGCGATGAAAGAAGTAACTGCGCCACTTATTGCCTCGGCATTAGTACTTATGGCTGTATTCGTACCGGTGTCGTTAGCACCAGGAATGGTCGGGATTCTATACGCTCAATTTGGTGTTGCTATCGTTGCCTCAACTGTTTTATCGACTGTTGTGGCGCTTACTTTAACACCGGCACTATGTGCCATGTTAATGACAGTTAAACCATTAGCGACGAAAGGGCCATTAGGTTGGTTTAACAAAGCTGTTGATGCTACGCGTGAAAAGTACGGCTGGTTAGTTGAATTCTTAGGCCGCCGAATAATGTTGACTATGGTAATCTTTTTTGCCTTACTTGCATACATTGGCTATTTAGGTAAGACAATGCCGACAGGCTTTATTCCTGAAGAGGATAAGGGTAACTTTATTGTTGATATTTCACTACCAGAAGCTTCGACATTAGAGCGTACAATTGCTGAAGTAGAAAGTATGACGCGCCAAATTGAAGCAATACCAGGTGTTGCTCGTGTTGTTTCTGCTGCTGGTTTTAGTATGTTAAAAGGTGCTTTAGCAACGAACTCGGCTATGTTAATTGTTTCTTTAGATGACTGGTCAGAACGTCAAACGCCGGAATTATCGTTGGCTGCTATTCTAGCTCAATCTCGAGGGCTGTTAAATGCCAATAAAGAGATCAAGGGCTTAGCAATTACGACTCCTGCGATACCGGGCATGGGTACTTCTTCTGGTTTATCGATAGTATTAGAAGACACATTAGGCCGTTCAACAGAGTCACTAGGGCCTGTTTTACAGAAGTATTCAATGGACTTGATGGCTCGGCCTGAAGTTGCCTTCGCATTTTCAACTTATACCGCCAATGTACCGCAATTGTATCTTGATATAGATTACGAATTAGCGATGAAATTAGGTATAAGCCCGACAAGCATCAATACTACTTTAGCGACCATGTTTGGTAAGAAGTATATAAATGACTTCACCAAATTTGGTAAAAACTATCAGGTTAATATCATGTCGGATGGGAAGTTCCGTGATGATGAAACAGATTTAAGTACGTTATATGTGCAAAGTAAAAATGGTGAGTTGATACGTTTCTCTAATTTTGCTTCGTTCTCGCCAGCAATAGGTGCAGATGTTTCTGCGCGTTATAACTTATATAATGCTACAACATTGATGGCTGCAGCGGCTCCAGGGTACTCTTCTGGTGACGCTATTAAAGCTGCAAATGAAGTTGCTGCGCAATTACCTGATGGTTATAAAATTGAATATACCGGTCAAACTTATCAAGAAGTAAAAACTGGTGGCGGCATAATTTTCCTATTTGGCTTAGCGATATTATTCACTTACTTGTTCCTTGTTGCACAATATGAATCTTGGATGACACCGTTTGCGATTATTCTTTGTGTTCCAACTGCATTATTAGGCTCCTTATTCCTAGTAACCATGATGGGGGGAACTTTGAATATTTATACTCAGATTGGTCTAGTCTTGATGATTGGTATGGCAGCGCGTAACGCGATACTAATTGTTGAATTTGCTAAGGTGCTTCGTGAAGATAAAGGTCTTTCTATTCTAGAGGCAGGGATTCAATCAGCTAAGCTTCGTATGCGCGCGGTTCTTATGACGGCATTTGCATTCATTTTAGGTGTTGTACCTCTAATGACTGCATCAGGGGCGGGTGCTGCATCCCGAAACGTCATGGGACAAACCGTATTTGGTGGCATGTTATCGGCGACAATTATTGGTTGTATATTCGTACCTATTTTCTTCATTATGGTACAAATTGTACGTGAGCGTTTTGGCTCAAGAACTGAAGTTGCTGCGGTTGCAGATGCTGAGCGTGAAATAAAAGCATAA
- the uvrA gene encoding excinuclease ABC subunit UvrA, whose product MKQIEVRGARTHNLKDIDLDIPRDKLIVITGLSGSGKSSLAFDTLYAEGQRRYVESLSAYARQFLSLMEKPDVDHIEGLSPAISIEQKSTSHNPRSTVGTITEIYDYLRLLFARVGEPRCPTHHEPLTAQTISQMVDKVLELPEGTKVMLLAPVVQDRKGEHIKLLDNLAAQGYIRARIDGEVCDLSDPPTLDLHKKHTIEVVVDRLKVRDDIQTRLAESFETVLSLTDGIAAISFMDEPDRDEILFSANFACPQCGYSMQKPEPKLFSFNNPAGACQTCDGLGHKQFFDPSRVIANDELSLAGGAIRGWDKRNFYYFQMLTSLAEHFKFSLNKPFKELDADTQHLILNGSGRIEIEFKYMNDRGDIVIRKHPFEGILVNMDRRYRETESNAVREELAKYLNSQDCPSCDGSRLRLEARNVFVDNKPLHHIVEYSIAESLEFFQSMQLVGQKAKIAEKILKEINDRLGFLVNVGLNYLTLSREAGTLSGGEAQRIRLASQIGAGLVGVMYVLDEPSIGLHQRDNERLLKTLVHLRDLGNTVIVVEHDEDAIKEADHVIDIGPGAGVHGGEVVAEGTLEDILNNDNSLTGKYLSGKEGIAVPKKRTPFKKDALVELKGATGNNLRNVDLTIPLGLMTCVTGVSGSGKSTLINDTLYKIAHIELNRATVDEPSPYKSITGLDKLDKVIDIDQSPIGRTPRSNPATYTGIFTNIRDIFSATQESRSRGYKPGRFSFNVKGGRCEACQGDGVIKVEMHFLPDVYVPCDVCKGKRYNRETLEIRYKGKNIHEVLDMTIEDAFDFFHAIPAVKRKLQTLMDVGLTYIKLGQSATTLSGGEAQRVKLSKELSKRDTGQTLYILDEPTTGLHFHDIKQLMHVLHRLRDHGNTVVIIEHNLDVIKTADWIIDLGPEGGSGGGQILVADTPENVANHKESHTARFLKPLL is encoded by the coding sequence ATGAAACAAATAGAAGTTCGTGGTGCCCGTACCCATAACTTAAAAGACATTGACCTTGATATTCCGCGCGATAAATTAATCGTGATTACAGGTTTATCGGGTTCAGGTAAATCTTCTTTAGCATTTGATACCTTGTATGCTGAAGGTCAACGTCGATATGTTGAATCCCTTTCCGCTTATGCTCGTCAATTTTTATCTTTAATGGAAAAGCCTGATGTTGATCACATTGAAGGTTTATCTCCTGCAATTTCAATAGAACAAAAATCAACATCTCATAACCCTAGGTCAACGGTAGGTACAATTACTGAGATATACGACTATCTGCGCTTATTATTTGCTCGAGTAGGTGAACCGCGTTGTCCAACGCATCATGAGCCATTGACAGCACAAACAATATCGCAAATGGTTGATAAAGTACTTGAATTACCGGAAGGTACAAAAGTAATGTTGCTCGCACCGGTTGTACAAGATCGTAAAGGGGAGCATATAAAGTTGCTCGATAACCTAGCTGCACAGGGTTATATTCGAGCACGAATTGATGGTGAAGTTTGTGATTTATCAGATCCGCCGACGTTAGACCTTCATAAAAAGCATACTATTGAAGTTGTTGTAGATCGCCTTAAAGTTCGTGATGATATACAAACTCGATTAGCTGAGTCATTTGAAACCGTGCTAAGTCTCACCGACGGTATTGCAGCAATCTCATTTATGGATGAACCAGATCGAGATGAAATATTATTTTCAGCAAATTTTGCATGTCCACAATGTGGATACAGTATGCAGAAACCTGAGCCTAAGTTGTTTTCATTCAATAATCCTGCAGGTGCATGTCAAACATGTGATGGTTTAGGGCATAAGCAATTTTTTGATCCTAGCCGCGTTATCGCTAATGATGAATTAAGTCTCGCTGGTGGTGCAATCAGAGGTTGGGATAAGCGTAACTTTTACTATTTCCAAATGTTAACCTCGTTGGCTGAGCACTTTAAATTTAGCCTCAATAAACCATTTAAAGAATTAGATGCTGATACTCAACACCTAATATTGAACGGTAGTGGGCGTATAGAAATTGAATTCAAGTACATGAATGACCGTGGTGACATTGTTATCCGAAAACATCCATTCGAAGGTATTTTGGTTAATATGGATAGACGCTATCGCGAAACGGAGTCAAACGCTGTTCGTGAAGAGTTAGCTAAATACCTTAATAGTCAAGATTGTCCAAGTTGTGATGGCTCTCGCTTGCGCCTCGAAGCGAGAAATGTATTTGTTGATAACAAACCTTTGCATCATATTGTTGAATATTCAATTGCCGAGTCACTTGAGTTCTTTCAATCAATGCAGTTGGTTGGTCAAAAAGCGAAGATCGCCGAAAAAATTCTAAAGGAAATAAACGATAGATTAGGATTTCTAGTCAATGTTGGCCTCAACTACTTAACTCTGTCGCGAGAAGCTGGAACACTTTCCGGTGGAGAAGCACAACGCATTCGATTGGCATCGCAAATCGGCGCAGGATTGGTTGGTGTAATGTATGTATTAGACGAACCTTCTATAGGCCTGCATCAACGTGACAATGAACGCTTATTAAAAACGTTGGTTCACTTACGTGACCTAGGCAATACAGTGATTGTTGTTGAGCATGACGAAGATGCAATTAAAGAAGCTGACCATGTCATCGATATCGGCCCTGGTGCTGGTGTCCATGGTGGTGAAGTTGTCGCGGAAGGTACGTTAGAAGATATTTTAAATAATGATAATTCATTAACCGGTAAGTACCTATCTGGAAAAGAAGGTATCGCGGTTCCGAAAAAGCGCACACCATTTAAAAAAGATGCGTTAGTTGAGTTGAAAGGGGCGACCGGTAACAACCTTAGAAATGTCGATCTAACTATTCCTCTTGGTTTAATGACTTGTGTGACCGGTGTATCAGGATCTGGAAAATCAACATTAATCAACGATACCTTATACAAAATTGCTCATATTGAGTTGAATAGAGCTACCGTAGATGAACCGTCTCCGTATAAATCAATTACTGGGTTGGATAAGCTTGATAAAGTTATCGATATTGATCAAAGCCCAATCGGTAGAACGCCGCGTTCTAATCCAGCAACTTACACTGGTATTTTTACTAATATACGTGACATTTTTTCAGCGACGCAAGAATCTCGTTCACGTGGCTACAAGCCAGGACGATTTAGCTTCAATGTGAAAGGTGGTCGTTGTGAAGCCTGTCAAGGTGATGGTGTTATAAAAGTTGAAATGCACTTCTTGCCGGATGTATATGTACCGTGTGATGTTTGTAAAGGTAAGCGATATAACAGAGAAACATTAGAGATTCGCTATAAAGGCAAGAATATCCATGAAGTATTAGACATGACAATTGAAGATGCTTTTGATTTTTTCCATGCTATTCCTGCCGTTAAACGTAAACTTCAAACATTGATGGATGTTGGTTTAACTTATATAAAGCTAGGCCAATCAGCGACAACTTTGTCTGGTGGTGAAGCGCAAAGGGTTAAGTTATCAAAAGAGCTGTCAAAACGTGATACTGGACAAACCTTGTATATTCTTGACGAACCAACGACAGGTTTACATTTTCACGATATAAAACAATTAATGCATGTATTACATCGCCTGCGTGATCACGGTAACACCGTGGTTATTATTGAACATAACTTAGATGTGATAAAAACTGCTGATTGGATTATCGATTTAGGGCCAGAGGGTGGTTCAGGTGGTGGTCAAATATTAGTGGCCGATACACCTGAAAATGTAGCGAACCATAAAGAATCGCATACAGCGCGATTCCTAAAACCATTGTTGTAG
- the rpsJ gene encoding 30S ribosomal protein S10: MSSQRIRIRLKAFDHRLIDQSTAEIVDTAKRTGAQVRGPIPLPTRKERFTVLISPHVNKDARDQYEIRTHKRMIDIVEPTEKTVDALMRLDLAAGVDVQISLG; encoded by the coding sequence ATGTCAAGTCAAAGAATTCGCATTCGTTTGAAAGCGTTCGATCATCGTCTGATTGATCAATCAACAGCTGAAATCGTAGATACTGCAAAGCGCACTGGTGCTCAGGTTCGTGGTCCTATTCCACTTCCTACACGTAAAGAGCGTTTTACTGTTCTGATTTCTCCACACGTAAACAAAGACGCTCGTGATCAGTACGAAATCCGTACTCACAAGCGTATGATTGATATCGTTGAACCAACTGAGAAAACTGTAGACGCATTAATGCGTTTAGATTTAGCAGCTGGTGTTGACGTTCAAATCAGCTTGGGTTAA
- the rplC gene encoding 50S ribosomal protein L3: protein MTIGLVGRKVGMTRVFTEDGVSIPVTVVEVEANRVAQVKTLENDGYRGLQVTTGSRKASRVTKPLAGHFAKAGVTAGRGCWEFRLQDGEGEGIEAGSEITVELFNETKMVDVTGTSKGKGFQGGIKRWNFSMQDATHGNSISHRSNGSIGQCQTPGRVFKGKKMSGHMGAEKVTTQNLELVRVDAERNLLLIKGTVPGSVNGNVIVKPAVKA, encoded by the coding sequence ATGACTATTGGTTTAGTCGGACGTAAAGTTGGTATGACTCGTGTCTTCACTGAAGATGGCGTTTCAATTCCAGTTACAGTCGTAGAAGTTGAAGCTAACCGCGTTGCTCAAGTTAAAACGCTTGAAAACGATGGTTATCGTGGTTTACAAGTAACAACTGGCTCTCGTAAAGCTAGTCGTGTTACTAAGCCTTTAGCAGGTCATTTTGCTAAAGCAGGTGTTACAGCTGGCCGTGGCTGCTGGGAATTCCGCTTACAAGATGGTGAAGGTGAAGGTATTGAAGCTGGCAGTGAAATCACTGTTGAGTTATTCAATGAAACCAAAATGGTAGATGTAACCGGTACCTCTAAAGGTAAAGGTTTCCAAGGTGGTATTAAGCGCTGGAATTTCAGCATGCAAGATGCTACTCATGGTAACTCTATCTCTCACCGTTCAAACGGTTCAATCGGTCAGTGTCAAACACCAGGCCGTGTTTTTAAAGGCAAGAAAATGTCTGGTCACATGGGTGCTGAGAAAGTAACTACTCAAAACCTTGAATTAGTTCGCGTTGACGCTGAACGTAACCTACTTCTTATTAAAGGTACGGTTCCGGGTTCAGTAAATGGCAACGTGATCGTTAAACCAGCTGTTAAAGCCTAA
- the rplD gene encoding 50S ribosomal protein L4 produces the protein MELSLKDASGALEVSEATFGREFNEALVHQVVVAYAAGARQGTRAQKTRSEVSGGGAKPWRQKGTGRARAGTTRGPIWRTGGVTFAAKPQDHSQKVNRKMYRGAIQSILSELVRQERLVVVKDFAVETPKTKELVAKLKDLELKDVLIVTPDVDENLFLSARNLYKVDVRDVAGIDPVSLVGFEKVLVTEAAIKQIEEMLA, from the coding sequence ATGGAATTATCATTGAAAGACGCATCTGGCGCTCTTGAAGTGTCTGAAGCTACCTTCGGACGTGAGTTTAACGAAGCTCTAGTACACCAAGTAGTTGTTGCTTATGCAGCAGGTGCTCGTCAAGGTACTCGTGCTCAAAAAACTCGTTCAGAAGTTAGCGGCGGTGGTGCTAAACCATGGCGCCAAAAAGGTACTGGCCGTGCACGTGCTGGTACTACTCGTGGTCCAATCTGGCGTACAGGTGGCGTAACATTCGCTGCTAAGCCACAAGATCACAGCCAAAAAGTTAACCGTAAAATGTATCGTGGTGCGATTCAAAGCATCCTATCAGAACTAGTTCGTCAAGAACGTTTAGTTGTGGTTAAAGATTTTGCGGTAGAAACGCCTAAAACGAAAGAATTAGTAGCTAAGTTAAAAGATCTAGAGTTAAAAGATGTATTAATCGTAACTCCAGACGTTGACGAAAACTTATTCTTATCTGCACGTAACTTATACAAAGTTGACGTACGTGACGTTGCTGGTATCGACCCAGTAAGTCTTGTAGGTTTCGAAAAAGTATTAGTTACTGAAGCGGCAATCAAGCAAATTGAGGAGATGTTAGCATGA
- the rplW gene encoding 50S ribosomal protein L23 — protein sequence MINEERLLKVILAPNISEKATMSAEANNTVVFRVATTATKLEIKSAVEKLFEVEVTGVRTLNVKGKAKRTGARMGRRSDWKKAYVTLSEGSDIDFVGAEQ from the coding sequence ATGATCAACGAAGAACGTTTGTTGAAGGTGATTTTAGCACCTAACATTTCTGAGAAAGCAACAATGTCTGCAGAAGCAAACAATACAGTTGTTTTCCGTGTAGCTACTACAGCTACAAAGCTTGAAATTAAATCTGCTGTAGAGAAACTTTTCGAAGTTGAAGTAACTGGTGTTCGTACACTTAATGTTAAGGGTAAAGCTAAACGCACTGGCGCTCGTATGGGTCGTCGTAGCGATTGGAAAAAAGCTTATGTTACTCTTTCAGAAGGTAGCGACATCGACTTCGTTGGCGCAGAGCAATAG
- the rplB gene encoding 50S ribosomal protein L2, with protein MAIVKCKPTSPGRRHVVKVVNAELHKGKPYAPLLDTKSKSGGRNNTGRITVRHVGGGHKHHYRMIDFKRTKDGIPAKVERLEYDPNRSANIALVLYADGERRYILAPKGVSAGDTVQSGVDAPIKAGNTLPLRNVPLGSVIHAIELKPGKGAQIARAAGTYAQLVAKDGAYVTVRLRSGEMRKIEAECRATLGEIGNAEHMLRSLGKAGASRWRGVRPTVRGVAMNPVDHPHGGGEGRTSGGRHPVSPWGVPTKGYKTRKNKRTDKFIVRRRTK; from the coding sequence ATGGCTATAGTTAAATGTAAACCTACTTCTCCAGGTCGTCGCCACGTTGTTAAAGTGGTTAACGCGGAGTTGCATAAAGGTAAGCCTTACGCACCTCTTTTAGATACTAAATCTAAATCTGGTGGTCGTAACAATACTGGTCGTATTACAGTTCGTCACGTTGGTGGTGGTCACAAGCATCATTACCGTATGATCGACTTTAAGCGTACTAAAGATGGTATCCCTGCAAAAGTTGAACGTTTGGAATATGATCCGAACCGTTCTGCTAACATTGCGTTAGTATTATACGCAGATGGTGAACGTCGTTACATCCTTGCACCTAAAGGTGTTAGCGCTGGTGACACAGTTCAGTCTGGTGTAGATGCTCCAATCAAAGCAGGTAACACTTTACCATTGCGTAACGTTCCTTTAGGTTCTGTTATTCACGCAATCGAGTTAAAGCCAGGTAAAGGTGCTCAAATCGCACGTGCAGCTGGTACTTACGCACAATTAGTTGCTAAAGATGGTGCTTACGTTACTGTACGTTTACGTTCAGGCGAAATGCGCAAAATCGAAGCAGAATGTCGTGCTACTTTAGGTGAAATCGGTAACGCTGAACACATGCTTCGCTCATTGGGTAAAGCTGGTGCTTCACGCTGGCGCGGTGTTCGTCCAACTGTTCGTGGTGTTGCTATGAACCCAGTTGATCACCCACACGGTGGTGGTGAAGGTCGTACTTCTGGTGGTCGTCACCCAGTATCACCTTGGGGCGTACCTACTAAAGGTTACAAAACTCGTAAGAACAAGCGTACCGATAAGTTTATCGTACGTCGTCGTACTAAGTAG
- the rpsS gene encoding 30S ribosomal protein S19 has protein sequence MPRSLKKGPFIDLHLLTKVEKALESGNKKPIKTWSRRSMIIPNMIGLTIAVHNGRQHVPVFVTDEMIGHKLGEFAPTRTYRGHAADKKAKR, from the coding sequence ATGCCACGTTCTCTCAAGAAAGGTCCATTTATTGACCTACACTTGTTGACGAAGGTAGAGAAAGCTTTGGAAAGCGGGAACAAGAAACCTATTAAAACTTGGTCTCGTCGCTCAATGATCATCCCAAACATGATCGGATTGACCATCGCTGTCCATAATGGCCGTCAACACGTTCCAGTATTTGTTACCGATGAAATGATCGGACACAAACTGGGTGAATTTGCACCAACTCGTACTTATCGTGGCCACGCCGCTGATAAGAAAGCGAAAAGATAA
- the rplV gene encoding 50S ribosomal protein L22: MEAIAKHKFARGSAQKARLVVDQIRGLNVEKALEVLTYSNKSAAELVKKVLNSAIANAEHNEGADIDELFVKTIMVDDGPTMKRIKPRAKGRADRILKRTSHITVIVADH; this comes from the coding sequence ATGGAAGCTATTGCTAAACATAAATTTGCCCGCGGTTCAGCTCAAAAAGCTCGTTTGGTTGTAGACCAAATTCGCGGATTGAATGTTGAGAAAGCACTTGAAGTTCTAACTTACAGCAACAAGTCTGCTGCAGAGTTAGTTAAGAAAGTTCTTAACTCAGCAATCGCAAACGCTGAACACAATGAAGGTGCAGACATTGATGAATTATTCGTTAAAACTATTATGGTTGACGATGGTCCAACAATGAAACGTATTAAACCTCGTGCGAAAGGTCGCGCGGATCGTATCCTTAAGCGCACCAGTCACATTACTGTGATTGTAGCTGATCACTAG